The Spartobacteria bacterium DNA window ATGTCACCGATCACGACCAGGTCAAGAAAGCGTTGCGCAGCATGACCGGTGACGGTCAATCTGTGGATATACTCGTTCATTGTGCAGGAAAAACCCGTGATGGATTTCTTGCCGGGATGGATGATGAGCAATGGAAAGATGTTCTGGATACCAATCTGAACAGCGCTTATTATGTTTGCCGCGAAGTGGTTCGTGACATGGTTTATCATCGGGCCGGACGCATCGTTATTTTGTCGTCCCTCTCGGGCGTCACGGGGTTGCCGGGGCAGACCAATTACGCGGCATCGAAAGGTGGCTTAATTGCTATGGCTAAGGCTCTGGCACTGGAAGTTGCGCGCTATGGAATTCTTGTCAATGCCGTATCGCCCGGACTGATAGCAACGGATATGGCGACGTCGCTTGATGCCACGAAAACAGAAACGTTTGTTGAACGTATTCCGTTGGGCCGCATGGGAAATGCTAGTGAAGTAGCTGAACTGGTCTTTTTCCTTGTTTCAATGCACAACACCTATATAACAGGACAGAATTTACTCATAACTGGTGGACTTTACACATAGGCAAGGAGCTTTATTATGGAGATGAAACGACAGCTTAAAACCATGATCATCGAACGGTTGCGACTAAAAATCACCCCGGAAGAAATTGACGACAGTGCCCCGCTTTTTGGAGAAGG harbors:
- a CDS encoding SDR family oxidoreductase, whose protein sequence is MMNESQKHALVTGGTRGIGRAVAQKLAEEGVHVMCWYRSDEARARETQALSPLISTAKVDVTDHDQVKKALRSMTGDGQSVDILVHCAGKTRDGFLAGMDDEQWKDVLDTNLNSAYYVCREVVRDMVYHRAGRIVILSSLSGVTGLPGQTNYAASKGGLIAMAKALALEVARYGILVNAVSPGLIATDMATSLDATKTETFVERIPLGRMGNASEVAELVFFLVSMHNTYITGQNLLITGGLYT